From Pyxicephalus adspersus chromosome 7, UCB_Pads_2.0, whole genome shotgun sequence, a single genomic window includes:
- the LOC140335197 gene encoding ankyrin repeat and fibronectin type-III domain-containing protein 1-like isoform X2, whose translation MTQQMKDLQLAQTRKPSGPSSPNAAKRLYRNLSGKFRVNYTSFDESSLAARNEKERLRKSCLFQGNSALFEAVEMQDLDRVQELLKQYSVEELDLNTPNSEGLLPLDIAIMTNNAPIAKTLLQAGAKESPHFMSLESRSLHLSTLVREAEQRVNDLTAQVVNEAPNADCSEKEKQLKSWEWRYRLYKRMKAGFEHARVPDPPTNVRLAVTSSTTLQVTFQEPLSVNSAVVTKYKVEWSLSSSFSPNVGEVVIEKLRNLQFNIRGLVSGTRYYVQVSAYNMKGWGPPQPSLPAFAIPSNWREYDGRAPRRRGQAEALDLLLSQVKTGHQHCVCHEPFKNQPQSRKHSVSKSLKHLFHPSSKFLKSLKRGLYLASIFYKDDNVLVTHEDQIPVVEIDDSYSCLLMQDFLWFTKVSCMWDDILWLRQCVTVSQSSCSCILQTRFKMLLAVSQMQGLLGFQDLGQVFYEPIKDKQGNILIVTLKEVKLSQTLENVRWMSVFKLQTHRKSVSSPDEPSALDVLLMTLHEKLAYHRRSSQALPPGLYLGYLKLCSAVDQIRVLVSERLPNILCNVKIRANSNVSREEWEWLQTLASVDEPITSEQDSESCQNLLLQELRKAVKDLMGQLNIPLEEAKDFRLYSQEVLEFGGQVSFLLLLPPSDDVCTAPGQNNPYTPYSGFLTLPLQIFELDHFFTYDREFISQYCQLSAMLELESLLSQQSLREAFSDTELTTAKQRHQQVQDFIQQMEEIWREMRWMMDALQHARYKQPSCAVPLTWFLNVAGDILLKEKPQSNSSHLDYFPSPTPSPETNRKLNNDLLAAQYSDNELLDVKFANQSSPLLDSHGISDEEGSSEVFLATDSDYDSSRAQSPKELDLVYPSGQDCSRRNIRSFRDGTPDVLQTHEPKVMTQEDDRPQQLYDSDFVLPSRQIELLRITEKRQAYCVRTSSLDFPKQPYKASRKSCPGSVDSSPTESKPTGYRGIRGLRTSTSFSPDHDQPCESSRRIHRTHSVEWIHDFQEPLEPRTVAGQGKKNNSVTLRIYPQYDTGLSKEMSVKLHITSKTQAQEVVKLVVLQMNEISRSMLGGTEGYCYAEDQLDHFALVFTSENNMEQWLADDFQLFSLQNVWNKGHFSVRIQETSPLHFQYGPATTV comes from the exons ATGACGCAGCAGATGAAGGACCTACAGTTGGCACAGACCAGGAAGCCCTCGGGCCCCTCTTCTCCCAATGCCGCAAAGAGGCTGTACAGGAACCTCTCTGGGAAGTTCCGGGTGAACTACACATCTTTTGATGAAAGCAGTTTGGCGGCACGAAATGAAAAGGAGAGGCTGCGGAAGTCATGTCTA TTTCAGGGGAATTCTGCACTCTTTGAAGCAGTGGAAATGCAAGATCTTGACCGGGTACAAGAATTACTGAAGCAATACAGTGTGGAGGAGCTGGATCTCAACACACCGAATAGCGAGGGCTTGCTTCCTTTGGATATAGCGATCATGACCAACAATGCACCTATAGCAAAGACATTACTGCAAGCTGGAGCAAAGGAGAGTCCACACT TTATGAGCTTGGAAAGCCGATCGCTCCATCTATCCACACTGGTGCGGGAAGCTGAGCAAAGAGTCAACGATCTCACTGCCCAAGTTGTTAATGAAGCTCCAAATGCAGATtgttctgaaaaagaaaagcagctgaAATCCTGGGAGTGGCGATATAGGCTTTATAAGCGCATGAAAGCAGGATTTGAGCATGCAC GGGTTCCGGATCCTCCAACCAATGTTCgtctggcagtaaccagcagcactaCGCTGCAAGTGACATTCCAGGAGCCATTGAGTGTCAACTCTGCTGTTGTCACAAAATACAAAG TGGAATGGAGCTTATCATCTTCATTCTCTCCAAATGTTGGAGAGGTGGTTATCGAAAAGCTGAGAAACTTGCAGTTCAACATCAGAGGTCTTGTTTCA ggCACAAGATACTATGTTCAGGTATCGGCATATAATATGAAAGGCTGGGGACCTCCACAACCTTCACTTCCAGCTTTCGCTATTCCATCCA ATTGGCGTGAGTATGATGGCCGTGCACCAAGGAGAAGAGGTCAGGCTGAAGCCTTGGATCTTCTGCTAAGCCAGGTGAAGACGGGTCACCAGCACTGTGTGTGCCATG AACCGTTCAAGAACCAGCCACAGAGCAGAAAGCATTCTGTTTCCAAGAGTTTAAAGCATCTATTTCATCCGAGCAGCAAGTTTCTTAAAAGCCTCAAAAG GGGTCTGTACCTTGCCTCCATATTTTATAAGGATGACAATGTTCTAGTGACTCACGAAGACCAGATTCCAGTAGTGGAAATAGATGATTCATATTCATGTCTCTTGATGCAAGACTTCCTTTGGTTTACTAAG GTATCATGCATGTGGGATGACATCCTTTGGTTGCGGCAGTGCGTTACAGTATCACAGTCCTCTTGTTCTTGTATCCTGCAAACTCGCTTTAAGATGCTGCTAGCTGTGTCTCAAATGCAG ggcTTACTAGGATTCCAAGACTTGGGACAGGTTTTCTATGAGCCCATTAAGGACAAGCAAGGAAACATTCTGATTGTAACTCTGAAGGAGGTGAAACTGAGCCAGACGCTGGAGAACGTACGCTGGATGTCGGTATTTAAACTGCAGACTCACAGGAAGTCTGTCTCATCACCGGACGAGCCCAGTGCTTTGGATGTCCTACTGATGACACTGCAT GAGAAACTGGCTTaccacagaagaagcagccaagctTTGCCTCCTGGCCTCTATTTGGGATATCTGAAGCTGTGCAGTGCGGTAGACCAGATCCGAGTGTTGGTATCTGAACGATTACCCAACATCCTCTGTAATGTCAAAATACGAGCCAATTCAAACGTATCCAG GGAAGAATGGGAATGGCTTCAGACGTTGGCCAGCGTAGATGAACCAATCACCAGCGAGCAGGACTCAGAAAGCTGCCAAAATCTATTACTGCAGGAACTTAGGAAGGCTGTAAAAGATCTAATGGGTCAACTCAACATTCCTCTTGAAGAG GCTAAAGATTTCCGTCTCTACAGTCAAGAGGTTCTGGAGTTTGGAGGTCAGGtctcttttttgttattgttaccTCCATCAGATGACGTGTGCACAGCTCCTGGCCAGAACAACCCCTATACTCCTTACTCAGGATTCCTTACACTGCCCCTGCAAATTTTTGAGCTAG ATCACTTTTTTACATATGATCGTGAATTTATCAGTCAGTATTGTCAGTTATCTGCCATGTTGGAGCTGGAGTCTCTACTGTCACAGCAGAGTCTTCGGGAGGCCTTCTCTGACACCGAACTTACAACTGCAAAGCAGCGCCATCAGCAAGTGCAAGACTTTATACAG CAAATGGAGGAGATCTGGAGAGAAATGCGCTGGATGATGGATGCCCTCCAACATGCCAGGTACAAACAGCCGTCATGTGCTGTGCCACTCACCTGGTTCCTCAATGTGGCTGGAGACATTCTACTGAAGGAGAAACCTCAGTCCAACTCATCTCATTTGGACTACTTCCCATCTCCAACCCCCTCACCTGAAACCAACAGGAAACTTAACAACG ATCTCCTGGCAGCTCAATATTCTGACAATGAACTGTTGGATGTGAAGTTTGCAAACCAGTCTTCCCCTCTTCTAGATTCGCATGGCATATCCGACGAAGAGGGCTCATCTGAAGTCTTCCTCGCTACGGACAGTGATTATGATTCCAGCAGAGCCCAGAGTCCAAAGGAGTTAGATCTGGTTTACCCCTCAGGTCAGGACTGTAGCAGGAGAAACATCCGTAGCTTCAGAGATGGGACGCCTGATGTACTTCAAACACATGAGCCCAAAGTAATGACTCAGGAAGATGACCGCCCACAGCAGCTTTATGACAGTGACTTTGTGCTTCCCAGCCGCCAGATTGAACTTTTACGAATTACAGAGAAGCGGCAAGCCTACTGCGTTCGTACCAGCAGCTTGGACTTCCCAAAACAGCCTTACAAGGCATCGCGGAAGTCCTGCCCAGGTTCTGTAGATAGTTCTCCAACAGAGTCAAAGCCTACAGGTTATCGCGGTATCCGAGGGCTGAGGACAAGCACTTCTTTTAGCCCAGACCATGATCAGCCATGTGAAAGCTCACGGCGGATTCATCGCACTCACTCTGTTGAGTGGATACATGATTTCCAAGAGCCTTTGGAACCAAGAACTGTAGCAGGTCAAGGGAAAAAGAACAACTCTGTAACTCTAAGGATATATCCACAATATGACACTGGTCTATCTAAAGAAATGAGTGTTAAG TTGCACATTACAAGCAAGACACAGGCCCAGGAAGTTGTAAAGCTGGTGGTCCTTCAGATGAATGAGATCTCCAGAAGCATGCTGGGAGGTACAGAAGGCTACTGCTATGCTGAAGACCAGCTAGACCACTTTGCACTGGTTTTCACTTCAGAAAACAATATGGAACAGTGGCTGGCTGATGATTTTCAACTTTTCTCACTCCAGAACGTATGGAACAAGGGTCACTTCTCTGTCCGGATCCAAGAAACTTCACCTTTACATTTTCAGTATGGTCCTGCTACAACGGTATAA